The following are encoded in a window of Solibacillus sp. FSL R7-0668 genomic DNA:
- a CDS encoding methionine gamma-lyase family protein — protein MAFQSILTNETMALATRIEEKVRPYHTAVDARAFYNQQKVLAAFRNHQVSDFHLHPSTGYGYDDEGRDNLERVYAEVFGAEAAIVRQQIISGTHAITLSLFGVLRPGDELLYITGKPYDTLQSIVDGGEKDTGSLKDYKIGYSHVDLIDNQDIDWEGVQAQVTEKTKMIAIQRSKGYATRPSFTIAAIADMVKKIREIAPQAVIFVDNCYGEFVEELEPTEVGVDLMAGSLIKNPGGGFAKIGGYIAGRADLVEKCAYRMTSPGIGAEAGASLNTLADFYQGFFMAPHTVAQSLKGAIFTSAMLEEIGMTTAPHYTDTRTDLIQSVSFQTAEQMIAFCREIQAASPINAHFAPEPAYMPGYEDDVIMAAGTFVQGSSIELTADGPIRPPYTAFVQGGLTYEHVKYAICVAVQKLK, from the coding sequence ATGGCATTTCAATCAATTTTAACGAACGAAACGATGGCACTTGCAACGCGTATCGAAGAAAAAGTTCGTCCCTATCATACGGCGGTAGATGCGCGCGCCTTTTATAACCAACAAAAAGTACTAGCCGCATTTCGCAACCATCAAGTAAGTGATTTTCATTTACATCCTTCAACAGGCTATGGCTATGACGATGAAGGGCGTGACAATTTAGAGCGCGTGTATGCAGAAGTTTTTGGTGCAGAGGCAGCGATTGTCCGTCAGCAAATTATTTCAGGTACCCATGCGATTACATTAAGCTTATTCGGTGTGCTACGTCCGGGTGATGAGCTTTTATACATTACTGGAAAACCATATGATACATTGCAATCAATCGTGGACGGCGGAGAAAAAGATACCGGTTCTTTAAAGGACTATAAAATTGGGTATAGTCATGTTGATTTAATTGATAATCAAGACATCGACTGGGAAGGTGTCCAAGCACAAGTAACAGAAAAGACAAAAATGATTGCGATTCAGCGTTCGAAAGGCTATGCAACACGCCCTTCATTTACGATTGCAGCCATTGCAGACATGGTGAAAAAAATTCGAGAAATCGCACCACAGGCTGTCATTTTTGTAGATAACTGCTACGGGGAATTTGTAGAAGAATTAGAGCCAACAGAAGTCGGTGTCGATTTAATGGCTGGTTCTTTAATTAAAAACCCTGGTGGTGGCTTTGCAAAAATTGGTGGCTATATTGCGGGACGTGCCGATTTAGTAGAAAAATGTGCCTACCGCATGACCTCTCCTGGTATTGGTGCTGAGGCAGGGGCATCCTTAAATACATTAGCAGACTTTTACCAAGGCTTCTTTATGGCCCCACATACTGTTGCGCAAAGCTTAAAGGGTGCAATCTTCACTTCCGCGATGCTTGAAGAAATCGGGATGACAACAGCGCCGCATTATACGGATACACGCACGGATTTAATTCAATCCGTTTCATTCCAAACGGCAGAGCAAATGATTGCGTTTTGTCGTGAAATTCAAGCCGCTTCGCCAATTAACGCACACTTTGCCCCAGAGCCAGCTTATATGCCAGGCTATGAGGATGATGTTATTATGGCAGCAGGTACATTTGTTCAAGGCTCAAGCATTGAACTGACGGCAGATGGTCCGATCCGTCCGCCATATACAGCATTCGTACAGGGTGGTTTAACGTACGAGCATGTCAAGTATGCCATTTGTGTGGCGGTACAGAAGTTGAAATAA
- a CDS encoding trimeric intracellular cation channel family protein — protein sequence MAWDVFSVIGTIAFAISGAIVAMEEEYDLFGVYILGIVTAFGGGAIRNLLIGLPVSTLWSQEMMFQIALAAITIFFLMPHHLIKHWNRWGNFTDAIGLSAFAIQGAMHAVHLDLPLSAIIVAAVLTGAGGGIVRDLLAGRRPIVLRHEIYGVWAACAGLLIGLEFFSGDFFLYGLFIIITILRIFSYTRSWSLPIRKLHFSKQ from the coding sequence TTGGCTTGGGATGTGTTTAGTGTGATTGGCACAATTGCCTTTGCTATTTCCGGCGCGATTGTCGCAATGGAAGAAGAATATGATTTATTTGGTGTGTATATTTTAGGAATTGTAACCGCTTTCGGTGGGGGTGCCATTCGAAACCTGCTCATCGGCTTGCCGGTCTCTACATTATGGAGCCAGGAAATGATGTTTCAAATTGCATTAGCAGCCATTACGATATTCTTTTTAATGCCACATCATTTAATTAAGCATTGGAATCGTTGGGGCAACTTTACGGATGCCATTGGATTATCAGCCTTTGCAATCCAGGGGGCTATGCATGCGGTTCATTTAGATCTACCACTTTCTGCAATCATTGTCGCTGCGGTATTAACAGGTGCTGGCGGTGGCATTGTGCGTGATTTACTTGCAGGAAGACGCCCGATTGTTTTACGTCATGAAATATACGGTGTATGGGCAGCATGTGCTGGTCTGTTGATTGGTCTTGAATTTTTTAGTGGTGATTTCTTTTTATACGGCTTATTTATCATCATTACGATTTTACGGATTTTCTCCTATACACGTAGCTGGAGCTTACCGATACGCAAGCTACACTTTTCAAAACAATAA
- a CDS encoding rhodanese-like domain-containing protein, producing MKTMTTEEIINLLDANEDLNVIDVRENFEVEEGMIPGAVHIPLGSIPERTSELDASKPYIVVCKAGGRSASACDYLAAQGFDVTNLEGGMLAYDGELEFK from the coding sequence ATGAAAACAATGACAACAGAAGAGATAATTAATTTACTAGACGCCAATGAAGATTTAAATGTAATTGACGTGCGCGAAAATTTTGAAGTAGAGGAAGGAATGATTCCGGGTGCTGTACATATTCCACTTGGATCGATTCCAGAGCGTACAAGTGAATTAGATGCTTCAAAGCCATACATTGTCGTATGTAAAGCTGGTGGTCGTAGTGCAAGTGCTTGCGATTACTTAGCTGCTCAAGGTTTCGATGTGACGAACCTTGAAGGTGGTATGCTGGCATATGATGGCGAATTAGAATTTAAATAA
- the hfq gene encoding RNA chaperone Hfq produces MTKSINLQDTFLNNMRKNNIFVTVFLLNGFQLKGLVKSYDNFTVLLETDGKQQLIYKHAISTFVPSKNIALTEEE; encoded by the coding sequence ATGACAAAATCAATCAATTTACAAGATACCTTTTTAAACAATATGCGTAAAAATAATATTTTCGTTACTGTATTTTTATTAAACGGCTTTCAGTTAAAGGGCCTCGTAAAATCCTATGATAATTTTACTGTACTATTAGAAACAGACGGTAAGCAGCAGCTGATTTATAAGCATGCTATTTCAACATTCGTGCCTTCAAAAAATATAGCCTTAACAGAAGAGGAATAA
- the miaA gene encoding tRNA (adenosine(37)-N6)-dimethylallyltransferase MiaA, with amino-acid sequence MSKTIDVVAIIGPTASGKTALSIRLAKEIDGEIINGDSMQIYRHMDIGTAKITAEEMDGVPHHLLDIKEPTEGFSVAEYQTLVREKIEEIQSRGKMPILVGGTGLYVQSVLYDFQFTKQEVNEEAREAYYKELELLGPEAMHEKLTQIDPAAAAEIHPNNTRRVIRALEMAELAGVSRAEEQFNRGDVALYNHLIIGMDMEREKLYERINLRVDLMMESGLLEEVRVLYDAGIRDVQAIKAIGYKEFYAYFDGLITLDEAIEQVKQNSRRYAKRQLTYFRNKMEIEWIGNDWAKIKTFL; translated from the coding sequence ATGAGTAAAACAATCGATGTCGTGGCCATTATTGGCCCAACTGCATCAGGCAAAACAGCATTAAGTATCCGTTTAGCGAAAGAGATTGACGGGGAAATTATTAACGGCGATTCGATGCAAATCTATCGTCATATGGATATTGGGACAGCAAAAATTACGGCAGAAGAAATGGACGGTGTGCCGCATCATCTGCTTGATATTAAAGAACCGACAGAAGGCTTTTCGGTAGCAGAGTATCAAACATTGGTCCGTGAAAAAATTGAGGAAATTCAATCGCGTGGGAAAATGCCGATTTTAGTGGGGGGGACTGGGCTTTACGTACAATCCGTTTTATACGACTTCCAATTTACGAAGCAAGAAGTAAATGAAGAAGCGCGTGAAGCGTATTATAAAGAGCTTGAACTGCTTGGTCCTGAAGCCATGCATGAAAAGTTGACACAAATCGACCCAGCTGCCGCGGCGGAAATTCATCCGAACAATACGCGCCGAGTCATTCGTGCGTTAGAAATGGCAGAGCTTGCAGGGGTTTCGCGTGCGGAGGAGCAGTTCAATCGCGGAGATGTCGCACTTTACAACCATTTAATAATCGGTATGGATATGGAGCGAGAAAAATTGTATGAGCGCATCAATTTGCGTGTCGATTTAATGATGGAATCGGGTTTGCTAGAGGAAGTTCGCGTGCTTTATGATGCAGGAATCCGCGATGTACAAGCGATTAAAGCAATTGGCTATAAAGAATTTTACGCGTATTTTGATGGTTTAATCACATTAGATGAAGCAATTGAGCAAGTGAAACAAAACTCACGCCGTTATGCAAAGCGCCAATTAACGTATTTCCGCAATAAAATGGAAATCGAATGGATCGGAAATGATTGGGCTAAAATTAAAACTTTCTTATAA
- a CDS encoding alpha/beta hydrolase encodes MEKNTYYLTMSDGYDIFVRTFKPQQPTKHIHLLHGMAEHSERYEAFAEVLCAQGYYVTTHDHRGHGYTAENNGTLGYFDLENGFERVVEDVREILQQLTLPQLGKPILFGHSMGSFIARRFIQQYSEHIERLILSGTGSPKLMHKAGHMLASQLVHLNGPAEPSKIMDQLSFGSFNAQVPNPKTPFDWLTRDEAEVQKYINDPYCGFVSTNQLYADLTGALAKLDVPALNAHIRPDLKILLVSGTHDPVGEKQAKGVLKAGQQLADAGVEHVKVQLFEGMRHELLNEIGKEKVYESILRWLEHE; translated from the coding sequence ATGGAAAAAAACACATATTATTTAACAATGTCAGATGGCTACGATATTTTTGTACGAACATTTAAACCGCAACAACCGACAAAGCATATTCATTTATTACATGGCATGGCGGAGCATAGTGAGCGCTATGAGGCTTTTGCAGAAGTGCTGTGTGCGCAAGGTTATTATGTGACAACACATGATCATCGTGGTCATGGCTACACTGCGGAGAATAATGGTACACTTGGTTATTTTGATTTGGAAAATGGCTTTGAACGAGTGGTAGAAGATGTAAGGGAAATTTTACAGCAGCTTACTTTACCGCAATTAGGCAAGCCGATTCTATTCGGACATAGTATGGGCTCCTTTATCGCGCGTCGTTTCATCCAACAGTATAGTGAGCATATAGAGCGCCTTATTTTAAGTGGAACAGGTTCACCGAAATTGATGCATAAAGCCGGCCATATGCTGGCAAGTCAACTCGTGCATTTAAATGGGCCAGCAGAACCAAGTAAAATAATGGATCAATTAAGCTTTGGTAGCTTTAATGCCCAAGTACCAAATCCTAAAACGCCATTTGACTGGCTGACGAGGGACGAGGCAGAGGTGCAAAAATATATTAACGATCCATATTGTGGCTTTGTATCGACGAATCAATTGTATGCCGACTTAACAGGTGCGCTTGCAAAGCTGGATGTACCTGCGCTCAATGCTCACATTCGCCCAGATTTAAAAATTTTACTTGTTAGTGGAACGCATGACCCAGTTGGTGAAAAACAGGCAAAAGGTGTATTAAAGGCGGGTCAGCAGTTAGCCGATGCCGGTGTTGAACATGTAAAGGTGCAACTGTTTGAGGGCATGCGCCATGAGCTATTAAATGAAATCGGCAAAGAAAAAGTGTATGAAAGTATATTACGGTGGTTAGAGCATGAGTAA
- the mutL gene encoding DNA mismatch repair endonuclease MutL, producing MGKIQIMDEWLSNKIAAGEVVERPSSVVKELVENAIDAGSTSLEIFLEEAGLSSIQVVDNGSGMDEEDALLSFSRHATSKIEKEQDLFRIRTLGFRGEALASIASVSKLTLRTSDGEGGVHLYLEGGHLKEHQPTALRRGTDITVAQLFYNTPARLKYLKTIQTELGHTIDFVNRIALGYPEVAIKLVHNGQTLLQTNGRGQVQQVLAAIYGVHNAKKMLAFEGSNKDYKIHGFASLPEVTRASKNYMSLFVNGRWVKHFVIQKAITDAYHTYLPIERFPIVLLYVEGDPQLTDVNVHPAKHQVRLSKEPELLKLIEDTIRAAIREVIRIPLAEKKEKPVRVSSEQLDIWNPQKTAEPSFDATKMSSIVERLSSEPTVIKEPYAPMPTSTPSVPVQNVQEPLTESSFDEPNEPLNTEPATKQNLNTQLAPEKHKQHFPQVEIVGQIHGTYIVAQMEDGFYLIDQHAAQERIKYEFFRDKVGEVNANERQGLLMPLTFHYSADEALRLKESKQELEAVGVFIEEFGHSSFVVREHPTWFPKGEEQAIIEELIEQVLNASKADIKKLREDAAIMMSCKKSIKANHYLDKQQMERLIEDLRKADNPFTCPHGRPVLIHFTTYEVEKMFKRVM from the coding sequence ATGGGGAAAATTCAAATTATGGATGAATGGCTGTCGAATAAAATTGCAGCCGGTGAGGTAGTAGAGCGTCCATCATCTGTTGTCAAAGAGCTTGTAGAAAATGCAATAGATGCAGGCAGTACATCCCTTGAAATTTTTCTTGAAGAAGCGGGTCTTAGCTCGATTCAAGTAGTCGATAATGGTAGTGGGATGGATGAGGAGGATGCGCTCCTGTCCTTTTCTCGTCATGCGACATCTAAAATTGAAAAAGAACAGGATTTATTCAGGATTCGGACATTAGGCTTCCGTGGTGAGGCATTAGCATCGATTGCCTCCGTTTCAAAGCTGACGTTAAGAACGTCGGATGGAGAAGGCGGCGTGCATCTCTATTTAGAGGGTGGGCATTTAAAAGAACATCAGCCAACTGCACTTCGACGAGGAACGGATATTACGGTTGCGCAATTATTTTACAATACGCCTGCACGATTAAAATATTTGAAAACGATTCAAACCGAGTTGGGACATACGATTGATTTTGTGAACCGTATTGCGCTTGGCTATCCAGAAGTAGCGATCAAGCTTGTGCATAACGGACAAACCTTGCTGCAAACGAATGGTCGTGGACAAGTACAGCAAGTGTTAGCAGCAATTTATGGCGTGCACAATGCCAAAAAAATGCTGGCCTTTGAAGGAAGCAATAAGGACTATAAAATTCACGGTTTTGCAAGCTTACCTGAAGTAACGCGTGCCTCAAAAAACTATATGTCCCTCTTTGTCAATGGGCGTTGGGTGAAGCATTTTGTCATTCAAAAAGCGATTACCGATGCCTATCATACGTATTTACCAATTGAACGTTTTCCGATTGTATTGCTGTATGTAGAGGGGGATCCACAGCTAACCGATGTCAATGTGCACCCCGCCAAGCATCAAGTGCGCTTAAGTAAAGAGCCGGAATTGTTAAAGCTGATTGAAGATACGATTCGCGCGGCAATTCGGGAGGTCATTCGTATTCCGCTTGCAGAGAAAAAGGAAAAGCCGGTACGTGTATCAAGTGAACAGCTGGATATTTGGAATCCACAAAAGACAGCAGAGCCGTCCTTCGATGCAACGAAAATGAGTTCAATCGTTGAACGCTTATCGTCAGAGCCTACTGTGATTAAGGAGCCGTATGCACCTATGCCAACAAGCACACCATCAGTACCTGTGCAAAATGTGCAAGAGCCCTTAACAGAATCCTCTTTCGATGAACCGAACGAGCCATTGAATACGGAACCAGCTACCAAACAAAATTTGAACACACAACTTGCACCGGAAAAGCACAAGCAACATTTCCCACAAGTTGAAATCGTTGGGCAAATTCATGGTACGTATATCGTTGCACAAATGGAGGACGGCTTTTACTTAATCGACCAGCATGCTGCACAGGAACGTATTAAATATGAATTTTTCCGAGATAAAGTAGGCGAAGTGAATGCGAACGAACGTCAAGGGCTGTTAATGCCACTTACATTTCACTATTCAGCCGATGAAGCCCTGCGTTTAAAGGAATCAAAACAAGAACTGGAAGCTGTCGGCGTGTTTATTGAGGAATTTGGTCATTCGTCGTTTGTTGTACGTGAACATCCGACGTGGTTCCCAAAAGGTGAAGAACAAGCAATTATTGAAGAGCTAATTGAGCAAGTGTTGAATGCAAGTAAAGCGGATATAAAGAAATTACGTGAGGATGCCGCAATTATGATGAGCTGTAAAAAATCGATTAAGGCTAATCATTATTTAGATAAGCAGCAAATGGAACGGTTAATTGAAGACTTACGCAAAGCAGACAATCCATTCACTTGTCCGCATGGGCGTCCGGTACTCATTCATTTTACAACTTATGAAGTAGAAAAAATGTTCAAACGCGTGATGTAA